One genomic window of Eisenibacter elegans DSM 3317 includes the following:
- the gyrA gene encoding DNA gyrase subunit A: MSESNPQITPVDIGDEMKTAYIDYAMSVIVSRALPDVRDGLKPVHRRVLYGMLELGLAHNKAYKKSARIVGEVLGKYHPHGDSSVYDTMVRMAQEWSMRYPLVDGQGNFGSIDGDSAAAMRYCVTGDTRLKTDRGLIAIKDLVPQAALNSETPIQTKVLSLHRQANDAVMFFNSGKHPVYALQTQEGYQLKGTGNHPVLVFGQDEAGRPAYIWKLLSRVKAGDKVVIDRTQHELQQEHADQTALNWAIIAGCLVSEGSISQKRLTFNNTDKAYYEAFIKAYTANVGAGYYNYQRRLPSGKEIFEFDVQKLDAFAQSPLFEDLAGRKAGDKIVPDYIFRSPKAVQRVFLQYLFEGDGSISLLPKNTLNLQYCTQSLALAQGLQVLLLEFGIVSKISPAKARKEYKLCIGGFHNISLFCQNVGFAASKQTKLEALIAAEQTRREQTPVRYSHSSDYTPFLSKYVRQHSEVSPFLAKHNFDRYKRIDAQYERIHQALAVAKLQELFHHLVADRYYFATVNACQLLAEEEVVYSVKVASECHSFVANGFINHNTEARKRRISEEMMEDIRKETVDFQPNFDDSLTEPSVLPAKVPNLLINGAAGIAVGMATNIAPHNLSEVVDGIIALLENPEITIPELMKYIIAPDFPTGGTIYGYQGVKNAFETGRGRVVVRAKASFETSPSGKEQIIVTEIPYLVNKAAMIEKTAALVNERRIEGISDIRDESDRNGLRVVFDLKKDAMPSVVLNQLYKYTALQSSFGVNNVALVKGRPQLLNLKEIIEYFVEHRHEVVLRRTHFELREAQERQHILDGLLIALDHLDEVIALIRGSKDGETARIGLMERFELSERQARAILDMRLQRLTALERDKIVEEHRRITELIARLEAIIADKNLRTGIIRDELLEMKERYGDARRTDIVYHAEGDVSIEDMIQEESMVITISHQGYIKRTALDEYRTQSRGGVGSRGVSSKADDFPAHLFVSSTHDYLLIFTDRGQVYWLKAYEVPEGNKTAKGRPIQNLIQMEKEDSVCAVLNVSNLSDEDFLQNHFLVMVTTQGIIKKTTLEAYSRPRQNGIRAISINEGDRLLDVKMTSGQDHIVIGTRKGQAIHFPENKVRAMGRVAAGVKAVTLSGDDDYVVGMVCVSSEESHLLVVSENGYGKRSPISDYRITNRGGKGVKAFQLTDKTGQLAAIKEVSDGDDLMIINRSGILLRTSVSDLRVMGRATQGVRLIRIQEGDAIASVARVANEDMLANGEEGEVQAAQGDTTAPIETEE, encoded by the coding sequence ATGAGTGAATCTAATCCGCAAATCACGCCCGTAGATATAGGCGATGAAATGAAAACCGCCTACATCGACTACGCTATGTCGGTGATTGTTTCACGGGCTTTGCCTGATGTGCGCGACGGCCTCAAGCCCGTACACCGCCGCGTGCTTTATGGGATGCTAGAACTAGGCCTGGCACACAACAAGGCCTACAAAAAATCAGCTAGAATCGTGGGAGAAGTACTGGGTAAATACCACCCACACGGCGACTCCTCCGTTTATGATACCATGGTACGGATGGCCCAAGAATGGTCGATGCGCTACCCCTTAGTCGATGGGCAGGGTAACTTCGGCTCAATCGACGGAGACTCAGCGGCGGCCATGCGTTACTGCGTAACCGGGGATACACGCCTGAAGACTGACCGTGGGCTGATTGCTATCAAAGACCTAGTGCCACAGGCCGCGCTCAACAGCGAAACGCCTATACAAACCAAGGTGCTCTCTCTCCACCGCCAAGCCAATGACGCAGTGATGTTCTTCAACTCCGGAAAACACCCCGTCTATGCGCTTCAAACACAAGAGGGATACCAACTGAAAGGTACCGGCAACCACCCTGTGCTGGTTTTTGGCCAAGATGAAGCCGGAAGACCGGCTTATATTTGGAAGTTGCTCAGCCGTGTGAAAGCCGGAGATAAAGTAGTTATCGACCGCACACAGCACGAACTACAGCAAGAACACGCCGACCAAACCGCCCTCAATTGGGCTATCATTGCCGGCTGCCTAGTGTCTGAAGGATCTATCTCACAGAAGCGCCTCACATTTAACAATACTGATAAAGCCTATTATGAGGCATTCATCAAGGCTTATACCGCCAATGTGGGTGCTGGCTATTACAACTATCAGCGCCGCCTACCCTCCGGAAAGGAGATTTTTGAGTTTGATGTTCAAAAACTTGATGCCTTCGCACAAAGCCCTCTTTTCGAAGACCTAGCCGGACGCAAAGCCGGAGACAAAATAGTTCCTGACTATATTTTCCGCAGCCCTAAGGCCGTGCAACGTGTCTTTTTACAATACTTGTTTGAGGGAGACGGTTCTATCTCCCTGTTGCCCAAAAACACCCTCAACCTACAATATTGTACCCAAAGCTTGGCGCTTGCACAAGGCCTACAGGTGTTGTTGTTGGAGTTTGGTATTGTGAGTAAAATCTCTCCTGCCAAAGCCCGTAAAGAGTATAAACTCTGCATTGGCGGCTTCCATAACATCAGCCTGTTTTGTCAGAATGTTGGCTTTGCTGCCTCCAAACAAACAAAGCTAGAAGCCCTCATAGCTGCCGAACAAACGCGCCGTGAGCAAACCCCTGTACGTTATAGCCACAGCAGCGACTATACCCCCTTCCTGAGCAAGTATGTGCGTCAACATTCGGAAGTTTCGCCTTTCTTGGCCAAACATAACTTTGACCGCTACAAACGCATTGATGCCCAGTACGAACGCATTCATCAAGCCCTAGCTGTAGCCAAACTACAGGAGCTTTTTCATCATCTGGTAGCCGACAGGTACTACTTTGCTACGGTAAATGCTTGCCAACTTTTGGCCGAAGAGGAAGTAGTCTACTCTGTCAAGGTAGCCAGCGAATGCCATTCTTTTGTGGCCAATGGCTTTATCAATCACAACACTGAAGCCCGCAAACGCCGCATCTCTGAGGAGATGATGGAAGATATTCGTAAGGAAACGGTTGATTTTCAGCCCAATTTTGACGACTCCCTCACCGAGCCTAGCGTGTTGCCGGCCAAAGTGCCCAACTTGCTCATCAATGGCGCGGCGGGTATTGCCGTCGGGATGGCGACCAATATTGCCCCACACAACCTCAGTGAAGTGGTAGACGGCATCATCGCCCTGCTCGAAAACCCCGAAATCACCATCCCTGAGCTGATGAAGTATATCATCGCGCCCGATTTCCCCACCGGAGGGACAATCTACGGTTACCAAGGGGTCAAAAATGCTTTCGAAACAGGCCGTGGCCGGGTAGTGGTACGCGCCAAAGCGAGCTTCGAAACCAGCCCCAGCGGCAAGGAGCAAATCATTGTTACCGAAATCCCCTACTTGGTCAACAAGGCGGCGATGATTGAGAAAACGGCGGCCCTCGTCAACGAGCGCCGGATAGAAGGCATCAGCGACATCCGCGATGAGTCGGATCGCAACGGCCTGCGTGTGGTGTTTGACCTCAAAAAAGACGCCATGCCTTCAGTGGTGCTCAACCAGCTTTACAAATATACCGCCCTACAGTCATCTTTTGGGGTCAATAACGTGGCCTTGGTCAAAGGCCGTCCGCAATTGCTCAACCTCAAAGAAATTATCGAATACTTTGTAGAGCATCGCCACGAGGTAGTCTTGCGCCGCACCCACTTCGAGCTGCGCGAAGCCCAAGAACGCCAACACATCCTCGACGGCCTCTTGATAGCCCTCGACCACCTCGACGAAGTCATCGCCTTGATTCGTGGTTCTAAAGACGGCGAAACCGCCCGCATCGGCTTGATGGAGCGCTTTGAGCTGAGCGAACGCCAAGCCCGCGCCATCTTAGATATGCGTCTCCAACGCCTTACAGCCCTCGAACGCGACAAGATTGTAGAAGAACACCGCCGCATCACCGAGTTGATTGCACGCTTAGAGGCCATCATTGCCGACAAAAACCTCCGTACCGGCATCATCCGCGATGAGCTGCTAGAGATGAAAGAGCGCTACGGCGATGCCCGCCGCACAGACATCGTCTACCACGCCGAAGGCGATGTGTCTATCGAAGATATGATTCAGGAAGAGTCGATGGTGATTACTATCTCACACCAAGGCTATATCAAACGCACTGCCCTCGACGAATACCGCACCCAAAGCCGTGGTGGCGTAGGCTCTCGCGGTGTCAGCAGCAAGGCCGACGACTTCCCCGCCCACCTCTTCGTCTCCTCGACACACGATTACCTGCTGATCTTCACAGACCGTGGGCAAGTATATTGGCTCAAAGCCTATGAAGTGCCCGAAGGCAACAAAACCGCCAAAGGCCGCCCCATCCAAAACCTGATTCAGATGGAAAAGGAAGACAGCGTCTGCGCCGTGCTCAATGTGAGCAACCTCAGCGATGAGGACTTCCTCCAGAATCACTTCTTGGTGATGGTAACGACCCAGGGAATCATCAAAAAAACCACCCTAGAGGCCTACTCCCGCCCACGCCAAAACGGTATCCGCGCCATCAGTATCAACGAAGGTGACCGCCTGCTGGATGTGAAAATGACCAGCGGCCAAGACCATATCGTGATCGGAACGCGCAAAGGCCAGGCCATCCACTTTCCCGAAAACAAAGTGCGCGCTATGGGCCGCGTGGCTGCCGGGGTAAAGGCCGTAACCCTCAGCGGCGACGACGACTATGTCGTGGGGATGGTGTGTGTGAGCAGCGAAGAGTCGCACCTGCTCGTGGTGTCGGAGAACGGCTACGGCAAACGCTCTCCCATCAGCGACTACCGTATCACCAACCGTGGAGGCAAAGGCGTAAAAGCCTTCCAACTGACGGATAAAACCGGGCAGCTGGCCGCCATCAAGGAAGTGAGCGACGGGGACGACCTGATGATCATCAACCGCTCGGGCATCCTGCTGCGCACCTCCGTGAGCGACTTGCGCGTGATGGGTCGCGCCACCCAAGGCGTGCGCCTCATCCGCATCCAAGAGGGTGATGCCATCGCTTCGGTAGCCCGCGTAGCCAACGAAGATATGCTGGCCAACGGCGAAGAAGGCGAAGTACAAGCCGCCCAAGGCGATACCACCGCCCCTATCGAAACCGAAGAATAG
- the tcmP gene encoding three-Cys-motif partner protein TcmP codes for MGSKNIHLEPFDKGTITKLEIFEDYAQAWIPTFVMQPHVTEIHIFDFFSGPGYDSENVPGSPIRLLAKISEHLGHIMSKQTKIVLHLNEFEPTKKKQDKFELLKDNCSNYLSQNPKFKYFPTINFYNENAEELFFKLTPIISKYPSLVYLDQNGVKFISQEYINQLENLKTTDFLYFVSSSFFKRYGKTEEFKKALEIDVSELEAEEYRNMHRLVLNKMKSRLPAKTELKLFPFSIKKNANIYGIVFGSKNYAAVNKFLTIAWKRNELNGEADFDIDDDNKKNQLTLFEGKRMTKVEKFQSDLENKLLEKNSVTNEAVLLYTYQCGHIPKHAEIVLKRLKKEGKLNYETQTPYLTYENVFRKKNIITYQIKK; via the coding sequence ATGGGTTCAAAAAACATACACTTAGAACCGTTCGACAAGGGAACAATAACCAAACTTGAAATCTTTGAAGATTATGCTCAAGCTTGGATACCGACTTTTGTGATGCAACCGCACGTTACAGAAATTCACATTTTTGATTTTTTTTCCGGACCAGGATATGACTCTGAAAATGTTCCGGGAAGTCCTATTCGACTATTGGCAAAGATAAGCGAACATTTAGGTCACATAATGTCGAAACAGACTAAGATTGTTTTACACTTAAATGAATTTGAACCTACCAAAAAGAAGCAAGATAAATTTGAATTGCTTAAAGATAATTGTAGTAATTATTTAAGCCAAAATCCCAAGTTCAAATACTTTCCGACAATAAACTTTTACAATGAGAATGCAGAAGAATTATTTTTTAAACTTACACCAATTATAAGTAAATACCCTTCACTTGTTTATTTAGACCAAAATGGAGTAAAATTCATTTCGCAAGAGTATATCAACCAGTTAGAAAATCTTAAAACAACAGACTTTCTTTACTTTGTTTCTTCTTCATTTTTTAAGCGTTACGGAAAAACGGAAGAATTCAAAAAAGCTCTTGAGATTGATGTGTCAGAGTTGGAAGCAGAAGAATATAGAAATATGCACAGATTGGTCTTGAATAAAATGAAATCAAGACTTCCTGCGAAAACTGAATTGAAATTGTTTCCTTTTTCAATTAAGAAAAATGCCAACATTTATGGAATTGTATTTGGGTCAAAAAACTATGCAGCTGTAAACAAATTTCTAACGATAGCTTGGAAAAGAAATGAATTAAATGGAGAAGCTGACTTTGATATTGATGATGACAACAAGAAAAATCAGCTGACTTTGTTTGAAGGCAAACGAATGACAAAAGTTGAAAAGTTCCAATCAGACCTTGAAAACAAGTTGTTAGAGAAAAATTCTGTTACCAATGAAGCGGTTCTACTTTACACTTACCAGTGTGGTCATATTCCAAAACACGCAGAAATAGTATTGAAAAGGCTCAAAAAAGAAGGAAAACTAAATTATGAGACACAAACACCATATTTGACTTATGAAAACGTTTTCCGTAAGAAGAACATAATCACTTACCAAATAAAAAAATAG
- a CDS encoding DUF5131 family protein, whose translation MAQSSIEWTEMTWNPTTGCDKISAGCKFCYAEVMSKRLQAMGVEKYKNNFEITIHEDELQTPYTWKKPKVVFVNSMSDLFHKGVPIDFIRKVFKVMKDNPQHVFQVLTKRADILRYYDSEGWLDWTHNIWMGVSVENNKVTKRIDLLRETGARVKFLSCEPLIGAIPNMNLTGIDWVIVGGESGRKPRPMKEEWVTDIKNQCLDADVAFFFKQWGGTNKKKTGRLLEGKTWDEMPEIELHKNV comes from the coding sequence ATGGCACAATCTAGCATAGAATGGACTGAAATGACTTGGAACCCAACAACTGGTTGCGACAAGATTTCAGCAGGATGTAAATTCTGTTATGCAGAAGTTATGTCAAAGCGTTTGCAAGCAATGGGTGTTGAGAAATACAAGAACAATTTTGAAATAACCATTCACGAAGACGAATTACAAACGCCATATACTTGGAAAAAACCAAAAGTCGTTTTCGTAAACTCTATGAGCGACCTTTTTCACAAAGGCGTTCCGATTGACTTTATTAGGAAGGTTTTCAAAGTAATGAAAGATAATCCTCAACACGTTTTTCAGGTATTGACTAAAAGAGCCGACATTTTACGGTATTACGACAGTGAAGGTTGGTTGGATTGGACACACAACATTTGGATGGGCGTTTCAGTAGAGAACAATAAAGTAACCAAAAGAATTGACTTGCTTCGTGAGACAGGTGCAAGAGTTAAATTCCTTTCTTGTGAACCTTTAATCGGTGCAATTCCCAATATGAACTTGACAGGAATAGATTGGGTAATTGTGGGTGGTGAAAGCGGACGAAAGCCAAGACCTATGAAAGAAGAATGGGTTACAGACATAAAAAATCAATGTTTGGACGCAGACGTAGCCTTCTTTTTCAAACAATGGGGCGGGACAAACAAAAAGAAAACCGGACGGCTTTTGGAAGGCAAAACGTGGGATGAAATGCCTGAAATAGAACTGCACAAAAATGTATAG
- a CDS encoding helicase-related protein has translation MLLDNKTKTEDNEHFKVFDFIKGNTENGSLDLVTGYFSVNALALMKDDINSVEKFRLILGNLMQDEAQLNKVIDLLNGNTSISSTLTLSQSAQKAVEFLQQDKVAVKSIQKNFCHAKTYLYTDKTKTKNYFIVGSSNLTDAGLGIKDSSNIELNIAKHDYEDEFKNLKKWFQEQWEKVALEKIELPDKTKVEVKQYIIELIKNLFKEYTPHDLYYKVLYEMFKDDIMELSGDAEFKREIAHLEETIIYKTLFPYQQKGAISLIKMLQKFNGAILADAVGLGKTWTALAVMKYFELKGYTVLLLCPKKLSNNWQQYKVGQQSRFEKDEIDFYIRYHTDLQEGRFDRYNDKTLRYFKTRPKLLIVIDESHNLRNDKSSRYKFLIDEVLLPENKSRDVKVMHLSATPINNKLMDIRNQFKLMTKGLDDGFKETDLEIESLENIFKTAQKDFSEWSDIDDRKIADFIAKLPKKFEKLTDALIVARTRKLIEGEFGEMNFPKKEDPINEFVTPENIGDLKSFDDILDAISVNLTAYRPADYIKNISPKSVLEDEKQRQKFLVKMMYILLMKRLESSWFSFKSTVENILNHHTNALNKVEQFIQSKTDSSIEDDLTEEEKEEIDETAAEIDGETEEPITLGKKRPIPLSAITHIDLFKKHLEADIKKLSKLKDSLDKYEADFNANKAEDEKLNKLIEHITNKQKKSDNKKVLVFTVFKDTAKFLYDELKKRGIPNVAFVSGSISESFDGYSGDKFEPILERFAPFTKLYNEKDWSDLYERINLSDDYREADKWKVSYPKWLEIIKQHDKTTQTKIEKPIDVLIATDCLSEGQNLQDCDTVVNYDIHWNPVRLIQRIGRIDRIGSPNKTIKGINFWPGENYEDYLNLKSRVENRMALMTVVGTELDDKMTPELHKMVEENPLLPKQAQKMLEQLQITWDDVETSEDTLGLNDLSLEQFRQELFEFFKKNEEFFKKIPNGVFTGFKFKPNRKWPSMPDSIVAVLGYPKRPDEALDHVYDEIHLLHQNIEDGKRGKLVLSNNQEILTLLRNHKLEARYVPKNIDKGDKAVLDKLADAVSNWVKSQATPVAVNQIQDLFTGDVTPKKISPEQKKLEDKFKAENFDLINWFVISNK, from the coding sequence ATGCTATTAGATAATAAGACAAAAACAGAGGACAACGAACACTTTAAAGTGTTTGACTTCATAAAAGGGAACACCGAAAACGGCTCGCTTGATCTTGTGACTGGATATTTTTCAGTAAACGCCTTGGCGTTAATGAAAGATGACATCAATTCTGTTGAAAAATTCCGACTGATTTTAGGAAACTTAATGCAGGATGAAGCTCAGTTAAATAAAGTAATTGACTTGCTAAATGGGAACACTAGTATTAGTTCAACTCTTACCTTAAGTCAATCAGCTCAAAAGGCCGTTGAGTTTTTGCAACAAGACAAAGTTGCTGTCAAAAGTATTCAGAAGAATTTTTGCCACGCTAAAACATATCTCTACACTGACAAGACAAAAACCAAAAACTATTTCATTGTAGGCAGCTCAAACCTGACCGATGCTGGACTTGGCATTAAGGACAGTTCAAATATTGAATTGAACATTGCCAAACACGACTATGAGGATGAATTTAAAAACTTGAAAAAATGGTTTCAAGAGCAGTGGGAAAAGGTGGCATTGGAAAAAATTGAATTGCCCGACAAAACCAAAGTAGAAGTTAAACAATACATCATTGAACTGATTAAAAACCTGTTCAAAGAGTACACCCCACACGACTTGTATTATAAAGTCCTTTACGAAATGTTTAAGGACGACATCATGGAACTTTCAGGTGATGCTGAGTTCAAGCGTGAAATTGCTCACTTAGAGGAAACCATTATCTACAAAACTCTTTTCCCCTATCAACAAAAAGGTGCAATCAGTTTAATAAAAATGCTCCAAAAATTTAATGGAGCCATTTTAGCCGATGCAGTTGGTTTGGGTAAAACATGGACGGCCTTAGCAGTAATGAAATACTTTGAACTCAAAGGCTACACGGTTCTATTGCTTTGCCCAAAGAAACTTTCAAACAACTGGCAACAATACAAAGTCGGCCAACAAAGTCGATTTGAGAAAGATGAAATTGATTTTTACATCCGCTATCATACCGACTTGCAGGAAGGACGTTTTGACCGTTACAACGACAAAACACTTCGTTATTTCAAGACAAGACCCAAACTGCTCATAGTAATTGACGAAAGCCACAACCTGCGTAACGACAAATCTTCACGATACAAATTCCTGATTGATGAAGTGTTGTTGCCTGAGAACAAAAGCAGAGATGTAAAAGTAATGCACCTTTCAGCAACGCCAATCAATAACAAGCTGATGGACATTCGTAATCAGTTTAAACTGATGACCAAAGGACTTGATGATGGCTTTAAAGAAACTGACTTAGAAATTGAAAGTCTGGAGAATATTTTCAAAACAGCACAAAAGGACTTCAGCGAATGGTCGGATATTGACGATAGAAAAATTGCTGACTTCATTGCCAAACTTCCCAAAAAGTTTGAAAAATTGACGGATGCATTAATCGTTGCAAGAACCCGAAAACTCATAGAAGGTGAATTCGGAGAAATGAATTTCCCGAAAAAGGAAGACCCCATCAATGAGTTTGTAACACCTGAAAATATTGGCGACTTAAAATCATTTGACGACATACTAGATGCTATTTCGGTAAACTTAACAGCATACCGACCTGCCGATTACATCAAGAACATTTCGCCAAAGAGTGTGCTGGAAGATGAAAAGCAACGCCAAAAGTTCCTCGTTAAGATGATGTATATCCTTTTGATGAAACGACTGGAATCAAGTTGGTTCTCATTCAAAAGCACCGTTGAAAACATTTTAAATCATCACACAAATGCACTGAATAAAGTTGAACAGTTTATTCAAAGCAAAACCGACAGTTCCATTGAAGATGATTTGACCGAAGAAGAAAAAGAAGAAATTGACGAAACAGCAGCCGAGATAGATGGAGAAACAGAAGAACCAATCACACTCGGAAAGAAAAGACCAATCCCTCTTTCTGCTATTACACATATTGACCTATTCAAAAAACATTTAGAAGCCGACATCAAAAAGCTATCTAAACTGAAAGACAGTTTGGATAAGTATGAAGCTGACTTCAATGCTAATAAAGCAGAAGATGAAAAACTGAATAAACTCATTGAACACATCACCAACAAGCAAAAGAAGTCTGACAATAAAAAAGTGTTGGTATTTACTGTGTTTAAAGATACTGCTAAGTTCCTGTATGATGAACTCAAGAAAAGAGGCATTCCAAATGTGGCTTTTGTTTCCGGTTCTATCAGTGAAAGTTTTGATGGTTATTCAGGCGACAAGTTTGAACCCATTTTGGAACGCTTTGCTCCTTTCACCAAACTTTACAATGAAAAAGATTGGTCTGACCTATATGAAAGAATCAACCTTTCAGATGATTACCGTGAAGCCGACAAATGGAAAGTGTCTTACCCAAAATGGTTAGAAATCATCAAACAGCACGATAAGACCACACAAACCAAAATTGAAAAACCCATTGATGTTTTAATTGCAACCGACTGTTTAAGCGAAGGACAAAATTTGCAGGACTGCGACACGGTAGTAAACTATGACATACATTGGAATCCTGTTCGCTTAATTCAGCGAATAGGCCGTATTGACCGTATCGGTTCGCCAAACAAAACCATTAAAGGAATCAACTTTTGGCCAGGTGAAAACTATGAAGATTATCTTAACCTGAAATCAAGAGTTGAAAACCGTATGGCACTCATGACGGTAGTTGGAACCGAACTGGACGATAAAATGACTCCCGAACTGCATAAAATGGTGGAAGAAAATCCGCTGTTGCCAAAACAAGCCCAAAAGATGTTGGAGCAGTTACAAATAACTTGGGACGATGTAGAAACCAGTGAAGATACTTTGGGATTAAACGATCTTTCATTAGAGCAGTTCCGCCAAGAACTTTTTGAATTCTTCAAAAAGAACGAAGAATTTTTTAAAAAAATACCCAACGGGGTTTTCACAGGTTTCAAATTCAAGCCCAACCGAAAATGGCCATCCATGCCCGACAGCATTGTGGCGGTTTTGGGTTATCCGAAACGACCCGATGAAGCCTTAGACCACGTTTATGATGAAATTCATTTGTTGCATCAAAACATTGAAGATGGCAAAAGAGGCAAACTGGTATTAAGCAACAATCAGGAAATATTGACCCTGCTTCGCAATCACAAACTGGAAGCTCGTTACGTTCCCAAAAACATTGATAAAGGCGACAAAGCCGTTTTAGATAAACTGGCTGATGCCGTCAGCAATTGGGTTAAATCACAAGCAACTCCTGTAGCCGTAAATCAAATTCAGGATTTGTTTACAGGTGATGTAACGCCTAAAAAGATTTCGCCTGAACAAAAGAAACTGGAAGATAAATTCAAGGCAGAAAATTTCGATTTGATAAATTGGTTTGTAATCTCAAATAAGTAA
- a CDS encoding KilA-N domain-containing protein yields MAKNSKIDVKGTEITILKSENDDFISLTDIARHKDAENTDDIIKNWMRNRNTIELLGFWEMLYNPNFKPVEFDGFRKQAGLNSFVMTPKKWIESTNAIGIISKSGRYGGTFAHKDIAFEFASWISIEFKLYIIKEFQRLKADENDRLKLEWNLQRTLAKVNYRIHTDAIKENLIPKELTKAQIQLVYADEADMLNVALFGVTAKQWRAANPDKEGNIRDYATIEQLVVLSNLESINAVLIHQGLSQPERLKQLNQIAIQQMQSLVNNMHIKKLK; encoded by the coding sequence ATGGCAAAAAATTCTAAAATAGATGTAAAAGGAACTGAAATAACCATTCTTAAAAGCGAGAATGATGATTTTATTTCCTTGACGGATATCGCCAGACACAAAGATGCTGAAAATACGGATGATATTATCAAAAATTGGATGCGAAACCGAAATACCATTGAGCTTTTGGGCTTTTGGGAAATGCTTTACAACCCAAATTTTAAACCCGTCGAATTCGACGGGTTTAGAAAACAAGCCGGATTAAACAGTTTTGTGATGACGCCCAAAAAGTGGATTGAATCAACCAATGCAATCGGCATTATATCTAAATCGGGCAGGTATGGCGGAACTTTTGCTCACAAAGACATTGCCTTTGAGTTTGCTTCGTGGATTTCAATAGAGTTTAAACTTTACATCATCAAAGAATTTCAACGCCTAAAAGCTGATGAAAATGACCGGTTAAAATTAGAATGGAACCTGCAACGCACTTTAGCCAAAGTAAACTACCGCATCCATACCGATGCTATAAAGGAAAATCTTATCCCAAAAGAACTCACCAAAGCTCAAATACAATTGGTGTATGCCGATGAGGCCGATATGCTGAATGTAGCCTTGTTTGGCGTTACAGCCAAACAATGGAGAGCAGCTAACCCCGATAAAGAAGGGAATATCCGTGATTATGCCACCATTGAACAACTGGTGGTGCTATCCAATTTAGAAAGCATTAACGCTGTACTCATTCATCAGGGCTTATCGCAACCCGAGCGGCTGAAACAATTAAACCAAATCGCCATTCAGCAAATGCAATCGCTTGTCAATAATATGCACATTAAAAAACTGAAGTAA